The proteins below come from a single Peromyscus leucopus breed LL Stock chromosome 13, UCI_PerLeu_2.1, whole genome shotgun sequence genomic window:
- the Gpr55 gene encoding G-protein coupled receptor 55 isoform X2, translating to MMPDALEEVEGRNMSRLDTSSSCSFDAVDKLMNTLQLAVHIPTFLLGLVLNLLAIRGFSTFLKKRQPEYIATSIYMINLAVFDLLLVLSLPFKMALPQVESPSSALCTLVECLYFVSMYGSVFTICFISLDRFLAIQYPLLVSHLRSPRKTFGICCILWVLVWIGSIPIYTFHREGEYKCFHNMTDSTWSAKVFFPLEIFGFLLPMGIMGFCSYRSIHILLGHRDYIQRACIWTIATNLVIFVVSFLPVHLGFFLQYLVRNGFISECRIKQRISLFLQLSLCFSNINCCLDVFCYYFVIKEFRMGIKAHRPSTVQLVHQDTVSTRG from the coding sequence GCAGGAACATGAGCCGCCTAGACACGAGTAGCAGCTGCTCGTTCGATGCCGTGGATAAGCTGATGAATACCTTGCAGCTGGCCGTCCACATCCCAACCTTCCTCCTTGGCCTGGTCCTCAATCTATTGGCCATCCGAGGCTTCAGCACCTTCCTGAAGAAGCGGCAGCCAGAATACATCGCCACTTCCATCTACATGATCAACCTGGCGGTCTTTGACCTGCTGCTTGTGCTCTCACTCCCATTCAAGATGGCCCTGCCGCAGGTGGAGtccccctcctcagccctctgcactCTGGTGGAGTGCCTCTACTTTGTCAGCATGTACGGCAGTGTCTTCACCATCTGCTTCATCAGCCTGGACAGGTTCCTAGCCATCCAGTACCCACTCCTGGTCAGCCACCTCCGGTCCCCCAGGAAAACCTTTGGGATCTGCTGCATCCTCTGGGTCCTGGTATGGATTGGAAGCATCCCTATCTACACTTTCCATAGGGAGGGGGAATACAAATGCTTCCACAACATGACTGACAGCACCTGGAGTGCCAAGGTCTTCTTCCCCCTGGAGATCTTTGGCTTCCTCCTTCCCATGGGCATCATGGGCTTTTGTTCCTATAGGAGCATTCACATTCTTCTGGGTCATCGGGACTACATCCAGAGAGCCTGCATCTGGACCATCGCTACCAATCTTGTCATCTTCGTGGTCTCCTTTCTCCCAGTGCACTTGGGTTTTTTCCTGCAGTACCTGGTGAGgaatggcttcatctcagagtgCAGGATCAAGCAGAGAATCAGCCTGTTCCTGCAACTGTCCCTGTGCTTCTCCAACATCAACTGCTGCCTGGACGTTTTCTGCTATTACTTCGTCATCAAAGAATTCCGCATGGGCATCAAGGCCCACCGGCCCTCCACAGTCCAGCTGGTCCACCAGGACACCGTAAGCACCAGGGGTTAA
- the Gpr55 gene encoding G-protein coupled receptor 55 isoform X1 — translation MAPQSSVGCTGPPTGRNMSRLDTSSSCSFDAVDKLMNTLQLAVHIPTFLLGLVLNLLAIRGFSTFLKKRQPEYIATSIYMINLAVFDLLLVLSLPFKMALPQVESPSSALCTLVECLYFVSMYGSVFTICFISLDRFLAIQYPLLVSHLRSPRKTFGICCILWVLVWIGSIPIYTFHREGEYKCFHNMTDSTWSAKVFFPLEIFGFLLPMGIMGFCSYRSIHILLGHRDYIQRACIWTIATNLVIFVVSFLPVHLGFFLQYLVRNGFISECRIKQRISLFLQLSLCFSNINCCLDVFCYYFVIKEFRMGIKAHRPSTVQLVHQDTVSTRG, via the coding sequence GCAGGAACATGAGCCGCCTAGACACGAGTAGCAGCTGCTCGTTCGATGCCGTGGATAAGCTGATGAATACCTTGCAGCTGGCCGTCCACATCCCAACCTTCCTCCTTGGCCTGGTCCTCAATCTATTGGCCATCCGAGGCTTCAGCACCTTCCTGAAGAAGCGGCAGCCAGAATACATCGCCACTTCCATCTACATGATCAACCTGGCGGTCTTTGACCTGCTGCTTGTGCTCTCACTCCCATTCAAGATGGCCCTGCCGCAGGTGGAGtccccctcctcagccctctgcactCTGGTGGAGTGCCTCTACTTTGTCAGCATGTACGGCAGTGTCTTCACCATCTGCTTCATCAGCCTGGACAGGTTCCTAGCCATCCAGTACCCACTCCTGGTCAGCCACCTCCGGTCCCCCAGGAAAACCTTTGGGATCTGCTGCATCCTCTGGGTCCTGGTATGGATTGGAAGCATCCCTATCTACACTTTCCATAGGGAGGGGGAATACAAATGCTTCCACAACATGACTGACAGCACCTGGAGTGCCAAGGTCTTCTTCCCCCTGGAGATCTTTGGCTTCCTCCTTCCCATGGGCATCATGGGCTTTTGTTCCTATAGGAGCATTCACATTCTTCTGGGTCATCGGGACTACATCCAGAGAGCCTGCATCTGGACCATCGCTACCAATCTTGTCATCTTCGTGGTCTCCTTTCTCCCAGTGCACTTGGGTTTTTTCCTGCAGTACCTGGTGAGgaatggcttcatctcagagtgCAGGATCAAGCAGAGAATCAGCCTGTTCCTGCAACTGTCCCTGTGCTTCTCCAACATCAACTGCTGCCTGGACGTTTTCTGCTATTACTTCGTCATCAAAGAATTCCGCATGGGCATCAAGGCCCACCGGCCCTCCACAGTCCAGCTGGTCCACCAGGACACCGTAAGCACCAGGGGTTAA
- the Gpr55 gene encoding G-protein coupled receptor 55 isoform X3 codes for MSRLDTSSSCSFDAVDKLMNTLQLAVHIPTFLLGLVLNLLAIRGFSTFLKKRQPEYIATSIYMINLAVFDLLLVLSLPFKMALPQVESPSSALCTLVECLYFVSMYGSVFTICFISLDRFLAIQYPLLVSHLRSPRKTFGICCILWVLVWIGSIPIYTFHREGEYKCFHNMTDSTWSAKVFFPLEIFGFLLPMGIMGFCSYRSIHILLGHRDYIQRACIWTIATNLVIFVVSFLPVHLGFFLQYLVRNGFISECRIKQRISLFLQLSLCFSNINCCLDVFCYYFVIKEFRMGIKAHRPSTVQLVHQDTVSTRG; via the coding sequence ATGAGCCGCCTAGACACGAGTAGCAGCTGCTCGTTCGATGCCGTGGATAAGCTGATGAATACCTTGCAGCTGGCCGTCCACATCCCAACCTTCCTCCTTGGCCTGGTCCTCAATCTATTGGCCATCCGAGGCTTCAGCACCTTCCTGAAGAAGCGGCAGCCAGAATACATCGCCACTTCCATCTACATGATCAACCTGGCGGTCTTTGACCTGCTGCTTGTGCTCTCACTCCCATTCAAGATGGCCCTGCCGCAGGTGGAGtccccctcctcagccctctgcactCTGGTGGAGTGCCTCTACTTTGTCAGCATGTACGGCAGTGTCTTCACCATCTGCTTCATCAGCCTGGACAGGTTCCTAGCCATCCAGTACCCACTCCTGGTCAGCCACCTCCGGTCCCCCAGGAAAACCTTTGGGATCTGCTGCATCCTCTGGGTCCTGGTATGGATTGGAAGCATCCCTATCTACACTTTCCATAGGGAGGGGGAATACAAATGCTTCCACAACATGACTGACAGCACCTGGAGTGCCAAGGTCTTCTTCCCCCTGGAGATCTTTGGCTTCCTCCTTCCCATGGGCATCATGGGCTTTTGTTCCTATAGGAGCATTCACATTCTTCTGGGTCATCGGGACTACATCCAGAGAGCCTGCATCTGGACCATCGCTACCAATCTTGTCATCTTCGTGGTCTCCTTTCTCCCAGTGCACTTGGGTTTTTTCCTGCAGTACCTGGTGAGgaatggcttcatctcagagtgCAGGATCAAGCAGAGAATCAGCCTGTTCCTGCAACTGTCCCTGTGCTTCTCCAACATCAACTGCTGCCTGGACGTTTTCTGCTATTACTTCGTCATCAAAGAATTCCGCATGGGCATCAAGGCCCACCGGCCCTCCACAGTCCAGCTGGTCCACCAGGACACCGTAAGCACCAGGGGTTAA